One Myxococcales bacterium genomic region harbors:
- a CDS encoding translational machinery protein — protein sequence MSYHAAVWIDHSQAKVFHIDREGEIEDVLKGPKHHRERGSAEMEHFFHDVVKAVSDAQEILVCGPGSAKLELIRHVHRHDKPLESRIVGVESADHPTDGQLAKYARAYFREKDRMTGGGRL from the coding sequence ATGAGCTACCACGCCGCCGTCTGGATCGATCACTCGCAGGCCAAGGTCTTCCACATCGATCGCGAAGGCGAGATCGAAGACGTGCTGAAGGGGCCCAAGCACCATCGCGAGCGCGGCTCGGCCGAGATGGAGCACTTCTTCCACGACGTGGTGAAGGCCGTGTCCGACGCGCAGGAGATCCTCGTGTGCGGCCCGGGGTCGGCCAAGCTCGAGCTCATCCGGCACGTGCATCGGCACGACAAGCCGCTCGAGTCGCGCATCGTGGGCGTCGAGTCGGCCGATCACCCGACCGACGGACAGCTCGCCAAATACGCCCGTGCCTACTTCCGCGAGAAGGATCGCATGACCGGCGGCGGCCGCCTCTGA
- a CDS encoding flavodoxin family protein, with the protein MSTVVLSAASPRYPALERIAGELARALAAVGETEVRTFELAGLPLAHCLGEFDCWARSPGTCRAKDAENEIAKAVHDASRVVLLDAVTFGGHSSTVKRAQDRLLCLLSPFFEKRALLTHHAARYERAPSFHAVGWMPRIDEAEVETFLGLADANAINLISPRVGAVVVDDTSSPEARVDALTGMLVSEEVPGARLVDRASLRAALFEAAKGDFSTEAMRAPARVAFLVGSAKPKGTSVSERLASAMAQRFEHEGVGSEVHFVADLQHENTRTSAELEALASADLLVLAAPLYWDALPALTTLALERIATVRAAGPKRGKLAALVNCGFPEPEHARTALRIVCHFAARAHYHLAGGLALGAGGMVGEGPIDAQRGPMEHVKKALDSAVHALARGENVPEAAIEGMADKAMAESLYRFLGGLGWRYQAHKNGIPQSALTARPFDTE; encoded by the coding sequence ATGTCCACTGTCGTCCTTTCGGCTGCTTCGCCTCGGTATCCCGCGCTCGAGCGTATCGCCGGAGAGCTCGCGCGCGCCCTCGCGGCCGTCGGCGAGACCGAGGTGCGCACCTTCGAGCTCGCCGGTCTCCCGCTCGCCCACTGCCTCGGAGAGTTCGACTGTTGGGCAAGGTCGCCCGGGACCTGCCGCGCGAAAGACGCCGAGAACGAGATCGCCAAGGCCGTTCACGACGCTTCGCGCGTGGTGTTGCTCGACGCGGTCACCTTCGGCGGGCACAGCTCCACGGTGAAGCGCGCGCAAGACCGCCTCTTGTGCCTCTTGTCTCCGTTCTTCGAGAAACGTGCACTCCTCACGCATCACGCGGCCCGGTACGAGAGGGCGCCCTCCTTTCACGCCGTGGGGTGGATGCCGCGGATCGACGAGGCCGAGGTGGAGACCTTCCTCGGGCTCGCCGACGCCAACGCCATCAACCTCATCTCGCCGCGTGTCGGGGCGGTGGTCGTGGACGACACGTCGTCTCCCGAGGCCAGGGTCGACGCGCTCACGGGCATGCTCGTCTCCGAAGAGGTCCCGGGGGCCCGCCTCGTGGATCGCGCCTCGTTGCGCGCGGCCCTCTTCGAGGCCGCAAAGGGCGACTTCTCGACGGAGGCGATGCGTGCGCCCGCGCGCGTGGCGTTCCTCGTCGGCAGCGCGAAACCCAAGGGGACGAGCGTGTCGGAGCGCCTCGCGTCGGCGATGGCGCAGCGCTTCGAGCACGAGGGCGTCGGGAGCGAAGTGCACTTCGTCGCGGATCTCCAGCACGAGAACACGAGGACGTCGGCCGAGCTCGAGGCGCTCGCGTCGGCCGATCTCTTGGTCCTGGCGGCGCCGCTCTATTGGGACGCGCTCCCCGCCCTGACCACGTTGGCGCTCGAGCGGATCGCGACGGTCCGTGCTGCGGGGCCCAAACGTGGGAAGCTCGCGGCCCTCGTAAACTGCGGGTTCCCGGAGCCCGAGCACGCGCGCACCGCGCTCCGCATCGTGTGCCATTTTGCCGCTCGCGCCCACTACCACCTCGCGGGTGGGCTCGCCCTCGGCGCGGGAGGGATGGTCGGCGAGGGGCCCATCGACGCGCAGCGAGGCCCCATGGAACACGTCAAAAAAGCCCTCGATTCGGCCGTGCACGCGCTCGCACGCGGCGAGAACGTGCCCGAGGCTGCCATCGAAGGGATGGCCGACAAGGCCATGGCCGAGTCCCTCTACAGGTTCCTCGGAGGCCTCGGTTGGCGCTACCAAGCCCACAAAAACGGCATTCCGCAGAGCGCCCTCACGGCGCGTCCATTCGATACCGAATGA
- the phnD gene encoding phosphate/phosphite/phosphonate ABC transporter substrate-binding protein, whose product MTSSLTFGYFAQEETTRAASERLREWMSEKLGFRLELHFAGGYEALTRDVESGKVDMAWLPPVAYVKADPTKVTPLLALVRGRQTGYQGALVVRSDAPYERLEDLRNARAAWVDAWSASGFVVPRVGMKKAGIDPRNFFRTESFHGSHSAALRAVIDGAADVTGSHARPKASGDEGFEGSWTLVDGVAMRVLRTFGEVPSDLICVRSALETPVRTRLAEVFKEAATAQRAEIKAIFGADRFTDASPSGYDELRASLAEASKAGLFD is encoded by the coding sequence ATGACATCGAGCCTGACCTTCGGATACTTCGCCCAAGAAGAGACGACACGCGCCGCCTCCGAGCGCCTCCGCGAGTGGATGAGCGAAAAGCTCGGGTTTCGCTTGGAGCTGCATTTTGCAGGCGGCTACGAGGCCCTGACCCGCGACGTCGAGTCGGGCAAGGTCGACATGGCCTGGCTCCCTCCGGTCGCTTACGTGAAGGCCGACCCCACCAAGGTGACCCCGCTCCTCGCGCTCGTGCGTGGGCGCCAGACCGGCTACCAAGGCGCGCTCGTCGTTCGCTCCGACGCCCCCTACGAGCGCCTCGAGGACCTTCGAAACGCGCGCGCGGCGTGGGTCGACGCCTGGAGCGCGAGCGGCTTCGTCGTGCCTCGCGTGGGCATGAAGAAGGCCGGGATCGACCCGAGGAACTTCTTCCGCACCGAGTCTTTCCACGGCTCCCACAGCGCAGCCCTCCGCGCCGTCATCGATGGTGCGGCCGACGTGACCGGCTCGCACGCGCGCCCCAAGGCGAGCGGCGACGAGGGCTTCGAAGGCTCGTGGACGCTCGTCGATGGCGTGGCGATGCGTGTACTCCGCACGTTCGGAGAGGTCCCCTCGGACCTCATCTGCGTGCGCTCCGCCCTCGAGACGCCCGTCCGCACCCGCCTCGCCGAGGTCTTCAAAGAGGCGGCCACGGCGCAGCGCGCGGAGATCAAGGCCATCTTCGGCGCCGATCGCTTCACCGACGCGTCCCCCTCGGGGTACGACGAGCTCCGCGCTTCGCTCGCCGAGGCGAGCAAGGCCGGCCTCTTCGACTGA
- a CDS encoding YjbQ family protein, whose translation MKAHTEYFTYRLKKRELFHMTPTLEEVLERSGITEGFMLVSAMHITAGVFVNDDESGLHQDIWKWLEGLAPSGVDYKHHRTGEDNGDAHLKSLLVHHEVTVPITKGRLDLGTWQRVFYAEFDGERPKRVIVKAIGI comes from the coding sequence TTGAAAGCGCACACCGAGTACTTCACCTACCGCCTGAAGAAGCGCGAGCTCTTCCACATGACACCGACCCTCGAGGAGGTCCTCGAGCGTTCGGGCATCACCGAGGGCTTCATGCTCGTGTCGGCGATGCACATCACGGCGGGAGTGTTCGTGAACGACGACGAGAGCGGGCTGCACCAGGACATCTGGAAGTGGCTCGAAGGGCTCGCGCCTTCAGGTGTAGACTACAAGCATCACCGCACGGGAGAGGACAACGGGGACGCGCACCTCAAGTCGTTGCTCGTGCACCACGAGGTCACGGTGCCGATCACGAAGGGTCGCCTCGATCTCGGCACCTGGCAGCGTGTGTTCTACGCCGAGTTCGACGGAGAGCGCCCGAAGCGCGTCATCGTCAAGGCGATCGGCATTTGA
- a CDS encoding AgmX/PglI C-terminal domain-containing protein, with amino-acid sequence MKDRGSLAVGVAALAVLFLLYFALKRPQEAPYARGSTSTDEPLSTVSRGTSAPTLDARDLADARTSPRARLSPDERRELTKKIHAALWAEAGERPPEPGAPARLPDKVPALSPSYIQERMREDFKPMAIKCYEELLARAPDAGGTAKLAFTIVADDELGAIVEDVSLGEGTTLTDGSFATCLTESMTTVRFAAPKTSGKTTVHYPFLFSPGDEPPEGPK; translated from the coding sequence ATGAAGGACAGGGGCAGCCTCGCCGTGGGGGTGGCGGCGCTCGCCGTGCTCTTCCTGCTTTATTTCGCCCTCAAACGCCCGCAGGAGGCGCCGTACGCACGCGGCAGCACGAGCACCGATGAGCCGCTCTCGACCGTCTCCCGAGGGACCTCGGCGCCGACGCTCGACGCGCGCGACCTCGCCGACGCCCGAACGAGCCCCCGCGCTCGGCTGAGCCCCGACGAGCGAAGAGAGCTCACGAAGAAGATCCACGCGGCGCTTTGGGCCGAAGCGGGAGAGCGGCCGCCCGAGCCGGGAGCGCCCGCGCGTCTTCCGGACAAAGTGCCTGCGCTCTCGCCCTCGTACATCCAGGAGCGCATGCGGGAGGACTTCAAGCCCATGGCGATCAAGTGTTACGAGGAGCTCCTCGCGCGCGCGCCCGACGCGGGGGGCACCGCCAAGCTCGCGTTCACCATCGTCGCCGACGACGAGCTCGGGGCGATCGTCGAGGACGTGTCGCTCGGCGAGGGGACGACGCTGACGGACGGCTCCTTCGCGACGTGCCTTACGGAGTCGATGACGACCGTGCGGTTCGCTGCGCCCAAAACGAGCGGCAAGACCACCGTGCATTACCCGTTCCTGTTCTCGCCCGGTGACGAGCCCCCCGAAGGGCCGAAATAG
- a CDS encoding YjbQ family protein encodes MRQHLVRVKVPTRGRSLVDVTHEIRAAVRASGLQEGLVTVFVRHTSASVIIQENADPDVLGDMLRFFARLVPDGDPSYRHDAEGPDDMPAHVRAALTATQLAVPFSGGALLLGTWQAVYLFEHRSHPHTRELVLHVLGE; translated from the coding sequence ATGAGGCAACACCTCGTACGTGTGAAGGTCCCGACTCGTGGCCGCTCCCTCGTCGACGTGACCCACGAGATAAGGGCGGCCGTTCGCGCGAGCGGCCTCCAGGAGGGGCTCGTGACCGTGTTCGTTCGTCATACGTCGGCAAGCGTAATCATTCAGGAAAACGCCGATCCCGACGTGCTCGGCGACATGCTCCGGTTCTTCGCGCGGCTCGTCCCCGATGGCGACCCGAGCTACCGCCACGACGCCGAAGGCCCCGACGACATGCCGGCCCACGTGCGCGCGGCGCTCACGGCCACGCAGCTCGCCGTGCCCTTCTCTGGCGGAGCGCTCCTCCTCGGCACATGGCAGGCCGTGTACCTCTTCGAGCACAGGTCGCACCCGCATACACGCGAGCTCGTGCTCCACGTGCTCGGCGAGTGA
- a CDS encoding beta-propeller domain-containing protein — translation MRRLSIFAFSCFTLAALAHTTSCRTSPRPTSEVDATTPVDATSASSAPADGGVPKLTAFASADDLRAYMKNLVREADEKRNAQKAKRLAAIEAGAEAGPGGLWGDEIGDELGGGGLGLGDIGTIGHGTGTGTGQGYGAGSGKLSGPRPPAPRPAGAGASASITNTQVDGIDEGDIVKAHGDHLVVLRRGRLFTVHVGGGALAPVSTVDAFGPGISPKGAWYDEMLVAKDTVVVLGYSYERGGTELGLFDIDAGGKLTYRATYHLRSADYYSGRNYATRLVGDKLVLYAPASFSARAEDPLAKLPALRKWSASASPSAFAGVLDPSRIMKPIVPDLFMTLHAVTICSLSTPELECTSRGLLGHSGRVFYVSSSAVYVWTTPFSWLTPRTGKDAGAPTTMPPRSYVYRLPLDGSEPSVLRAGGAPIDQFSFHEENGHLDVLVRDEGNGDAMGFAEGPTTSVALLRVPLTAFTSAANVASPDAYTALPNVPGYALQNRFVGDHVLYGSKLERSAREPKRAERKLVTYRYASRSSAAAQALALDHDVERIEPIGSDALVVGSQGDDLVFSSIALGTDKADTKGRYVRKGAAQGETRSHGFFYRLDGDQKGVFGLPLHIVNLADGSAFDSSYHSGSAAVVFVRNDGLAFKELGTLTAPPAKTNDGCRASCVDWYGNSRPIFLGDRVLALMGYELVEAKVDGDTLRTARRASFAPQEKTP, via the coding sequence ATGCGACGCCTCTCCATCTTCGCGTTCTCGTGCTTCACCCTCGCCGCCCTCGCGCACACGACCTCGTGCCGCACCTCGCCGAGGCCAACGTCCGAGGTCGACGCCACGACGCCGGTCGACGCTACTTCGGCCTCGAGCGCGCCGGCCGATGGGGGCGTGCCCAAGCTCACCGCGTTCGCGTCGGCCGACGACCTCAGGGCCTACATGAAGAACCTCGTGCGCGAAGCCGACGAAAAGCGCAACGCGCAGAAGGCCAAGCGCCTCGCCGCGATCGAAGCCGGCGCCGAGGCCGGTCCTGGCGGGCTCTGGGGCGACGAAATCGGCGACGAGCTCGGGGGCGGAGGGCTCGGCCTCGGAGACATCGGGACGATCGGACACGGCACCGGCACCGGCACCGGGCAGGGGTACGGCGCTGGCTCGGGCAAGCTCTCGGGGCCGAGGCCTCCGGCGCCGCGACCCGCCGGCGCGGGGGCGAGCGCGTCGATCACCAACACCCAGGTCGATGGGATCGACGAGGGAGACATCGTCAAGGCGCACGGCGATCACCTCGTCGTGTTGCGCCGCGGACGCCTCTTCACCGTCCACGTCGGTGGAGGCGCGCTCGCCCCCGTCTCTACGGTGGACGCGTTCGGGCCAGGGATCTCGCCGAAGGGCGCGTGGTACGACGAGATGCTCGTCGCGAAGGACACGGTGGTCGTGCTCGGCTACAGCTACGAACGCGGAGGCACCGAGCTCGGCCTCTTCGACATCGACGCCGGAGGCAAGCTCACCTACCGCGCGACCTACCACCTTCGCAGCGCCGACTACTACTCGGGCCGCAACTACGCGACGCGCCTCGTCGGGGACAAGCTCGTGCTCTACGCGCCGGCGTCGTTCTCGGCGCGCGCGGAGGACCCGCTCGCGAAGCTCCCGGCGTTGCGGAAGTGGTCGGCCTCGGCGAGCCCCTCGGCGTTCGCGGGGGTGCTCGACCCCTCGCGGATCATGAAGCCGATCGTGCCCGACCTCTTCATGACCTTGCACGCGGTCACGATCTGCTCCCTCTCGACGCCCGAGCTCGAGTGCACGTCACGCGGCCTGCTCGGCCACTCGGGGCGCGTCTTCTACGTGTCCTCGTCGGCGGTCTACGTGTGGACCACGCCGTTCTCGTGGCTCACCCCTCGGACGGGCAAGGACGCGGGCGCACCGACCACGATGCCTCCGCGCTCGTACGTCTACAGGCTCCCGCTCGACGGTAGCGAGCCCTCGGTGCTCCGCGCAGGAGGCGCGCCCATCGACCAGTTTTCGTTCCACGAAGAGAACGGCCACCTCGACGTGCTCGTCCGCGACGAGGGCAACGGCGACGCCATGGGGTTCGCCGAAGGGCCGACCACGTCCGTCGCGCTCCTCCGTGTGCCCCTCACGGCGTTCACGAGCGCAGCGAACGTCGCGAGCCCCGACGCGTACACGGCGCTCCCGAACGTGCCGGGATACGCGCTGCAGAACCGCTTCGTCGGAGACCACGTCCTCTACGGATCGAAGCTCGAGCGGAGCGCGCGCGAGCCCAAGAGAGCCGAGCGGAAGCTCGTCACCTACCGCTACGCGAGCCGGTCTTCGGCGGCCGCACAGGCCCTCGCCCTCGACCATGACGTCGAGCGCATCGAGCCCATCGGCTCCGACGCGCTGGTCGTGGGGTCCCAAGGGGACGACCTCGTGTTCTCGTCGATCGCGCTCGGGACCGACAAGGCGGACACGAAGGGGCGCTACGTGAGGAAGGGCGCGGCCCAAGGCGAGACGCGCAGCCACGGCTTCTTCTACCGCCTCGACGGAGACCAGAAGGGCGTGTTCGGGCTCCCCCTCCATATCGTGAACCTCGCCGATGGCTCGGCGTTCGACTCGAGCTACCACTCCGGGAGCGCGGCGGTCGTGTTCGTGCGCAACGACGGCCTCGCGTTCAAGGAGCTCGGAACCCTGACGGCGCCGCCCGCGAAGACGAACGACGGATGCCGTGCATCCTGCGTGGATTGGTACGGCAACTCGAGGCCGATCTTCCTGGGCGACCGCGTGCTCGCGCTCATGGGGTACGAGCTCGTCGAGGCCAAAGTGGACGGAGACACCCTGCGCACGGCCCGGCGTGCGTCGTTCGCCCCACAGGAAAAAACGCCGTAG
- a CDS encoding carboxymuconolactone decarboxylase family protein has translation MKHDERDAWAAGDAMRRRVMGDAHVDRAKAAETPFTAPLADLITRHAWGDVWQRDGLDTRTRSLVTVAMLVALGKPTELEGHVRGALTNGATPEEIREVLLHAGVYCGLPAAAEAFRAAAKVIDGKA, from the coding sequence ATGAAACACGACGAACGCGACGCGTGGGCGGCCGGAGACGCGATGCGACGGAGGGTGATGGGCGACGCGCACGTCGATCGCGCCAAGGCCGCCGAGACGCCCTTCACCGCGCCCTTGGCCGACCTCATCACCCGCCACGCCTGGGGAGACGTGTGGCAACGCGACGGCCTCGACACGAGGACGCGGAGCCTCGTGACGGTGGCCATGCTCGTCGCCCTCGGGAAGCCCACCGAGCTCGAGGGCCACGTGCGCGGCGCGCTCACGAACGGCGCGACGCCGGAGGAGATCCGCGAGGTCCTCTTGCACGCTGGGGTCTACTGTGGTCTCCCCGCGGCCGCCGAGGCGTTTCGTGCGGCCGCGAAGGTGATCGACGGAAAGGCCTGA
- a CDS encoding amidohydrolase family protein, whose product MYARFLAVIPLLLVSVACADPEGGGEPSPDASPSTDIPQIGPPVPRDGGADVQVSPEASTDAGDGGAPLTVIPGVAGRTLLRGTILATSGAIEGEVLVEGDRITCVGPSCAASPGANGASVIETHGVISPGLIDTHNHILFDVFDDSDWLPARRYANHDEWPNEAKYQAMLDVKQCLEDASQGKPTWCPATYDGAGSLKCEMDKFGELKGIVAGTTSIVGLSGTTSACFSSVARTLDAPQNGLGQDKIQTSALFPPSRSAADGVCSNFTSARTDAYLIHVGEGVDARSLGELDRLGTVSTTPGCLYAPQTTVTHGTAFGAPEFARMAAAGMKLTWSPASNVALYGSSTNIPLARAAGVTVTLAPDWSMGGSQNLLDELRFADGWDNAHFGNVLTPKDLFAMVTVNAAAAVALADKIGTLAPGYYADLMVVPRAGQDPFASLLSARPKDVRLTMVGGKILYGDVALRPLVPAAPGCETVDVCTASKLVCVAEADTASKLGQTYAQIRAALEAAMVDVDTITKSDGYDFAPLAPLVNCSK is encoded by the coding sequence ATGTACGCGCGCTTCCTCGCAGTCATCCCTCTGCTCCTCGTGAGCGTCGCGTGTGCCGACCCCGAAGGGGGCGGCGAGCCGTCTCCCGACGCTTCGCCTTCGACCGACATTCCCCAGATCGGGCCTCCGGTCCCGCGCGACGGTGGCGCCGACGTCCAGGTGAGCCCCGAGGCCTCGACCGACGCGGGCGACGGCGGCGCTCCACTCACGGTGATCCCCGGGGTGGCTGGCCGCACCTTGCTGAGAGGCACGATCCTGGCGACGAGCGGCGCCATCGAAGGGGAGGTGCTCGTCGAAGGCGATCGCATCACGTGCGTCGGGCCCTCGTGCGCGGCGTCCCCGGGGGCGAACGGCGCGAGCGTCATCGAGACCCATGGAGTCATCTCTCCCGGGCTCATCGACACGCACAACCACATTTTGTTCGACGTCTTCGACGACAGCGATTGGCTCCCGGCGCGCCGCTACGCGAACCACGACGAGTGGCCGAACGAGGCGAAATACCAGGCGATGCTCGACGTGAAGCAGTGCCTCGAGGACGCCTCTCAAGGGAAGCCCACCTGGTGCCCGGCGACGTACGACGGTGCGGGCTCGCTCAAGTGCGAGATGGACAAGTTCGGCGAGCTCAAGGGCATCGTCGCGGGCACCACGTCGATCGTGGGACTCTCGGGAACCACCTCGGCATGTTTCTCGTCGGTCGCGCGCACCCTCGACGCCCCGCAGAACGGCCTCGGACAAGACAAAATCCAGACGAGCGCGCTCTTTCCTCCGTCACGCTCGGCCGCGGACGGGGTGTGCTCGAACTTCACGTCGGCGCGCACCGACGCGTATCTCATCCACGTGGGCGAGGGCGTCGACGCTCGCTCGCTAGGAGAGCTCGACAGGCTCGGCACCGTGTCGACCACGCCGGGCTGCCTCTACGCCCCGCAGACCACGGTCACCCACGGCACCGCGTTCGGTGCGCCCGAGTTTGCGCGCATGGCTGCCGCGGGCATGAAGCTCACGTGGTCGCCCGCGTCGAACGTGGCCCTCTATGGCAGCAGCACGAACATCCCGCTCGCGCGCGCGGCCGGGGTCACCGTGACGCTCGCCCCCGACTGGTCCATGGGCGGCAGCCAGAACCTCCTCGACGAGCTCCGCTTCGCCGACGGGTGGGACAACGCGCACTTCGGGAACGTGCTCACCCCCAAAGACTTGTTCGCGATGGTCACGGTGAACGCCGCGGCCGCGGTGGCCCTCGCCGACAAGATCGGCACGCTCGCCCCGGGCTACTACGCCGACCTCATGGTCGTTCCGCGCGCGGGCCAAGATCCCTTCGCGTCGCTGCTCTCGGCGCGCCCGAAGGACGTACGACTTACCATGGTGGGAGGCAAAATCCTCTATGGTGACGTGGCTTTACGACCTCTCGTCCCCGCGGCTCCCGGCTGCGAGACGGTCGACGTCTGCACCGCGTCGAAGCTCGTGTGCGTGGCCGAGGCCGACACCGCGTCGAAGCTCGGGCAGACCTACGCACAGATCCGCGCGGCGCTCGAGGCGGCCATGGTCGACGTGGACACGATCACCAAGAGCGACGGGTACGACTTCGCCCCGCTCGCGCCCCTCGTGAACTGCTCCAAGTAG
- a CDS encoding CDP-alcohol phosphatidyltransferase family protein, translated as MGRYRARDLVNAPTLVSLLRFPLAALFPFVHESAPTSLVVLAAAALTDVVDGAIARRFGLATPTGAVVDGVSDKVFAFAVLATLVTKGVLTPLDVALLGTREIGELPLVVWLAVSPEARKRKVDDRANLLGKAATVLQFAAIALAITGSHFKTPLVVATVVVGAAAAASYWRRALLARQRGSSDGT; from the coding sequence ATGGGACGTTACCGCGCGCGCGATCTGGTGAACGCACCGACGTTGGTGAGCCTGCTCAGGTTCCCGCTCGCGGCCCTGTTCCCGTTCGTGCACGAGAGCGCGCCCACGAGCCTCGTCGTGCTCGCCGCCGCGGCGCTGACGGACGTGGTCGACGGCGCCATCGCCAGGCGCTTCGGCCTCGCGACCCCGACGGGCGCCGTGGTCGACGGCGTGAGCGACAAGGTGTTCGCCTTCGCCGTGCTGGCCACGCTCGTGACGAAGGGCGTGCTCACGCCGCTCGACGTCGCGCTCCTCGGCACGCGGGAGATCGGCGAGTTGCCCCTCGTCGTGTGGCTCGCGGTGAGCCCCGAGGCCCGCAAGCGAAAGGTCGACGACCGAGCGAACCTCCTCGGCAAGGCCGCGACGGTGCTCCAATTCGCCGCGATCGCGCTCGCCATCACGGGCTCGCACTTCAAGACGCCGCTCGTCGTGGCGACGGTGGTCGTCGGCGCCGCGGCGGCCGCGAGCTACTGGCGTCGCGCCTTGCTCGCGCGGCAACGAGGCTCTTCCGACGGCACGTAA
- a CDS encoding zf-TFIIB domain-containing protein — protein MYRQDTWGCPSCESPITPLGSELPAHGCDTCGGMWLGPEATVHVMRGLDDAIDRRLVWSSHTLAEKVRNLSRLGHERVPSVPEDGRACPACAQPLSPIVVGGVRIDSCAAHGAYFDADEVARVVTTCVALRAYRNVEKNVLLAGPRDLFRAIAHLLSERWS, from the coding sequence ATGTACCGCCAAGACACGTGGGGGTGCCCGTCGTGCGAGAGCCCGATCACGCCGCTCGGCTCCGAGCTCCCCGCGCACGGCTGCGACACGTGCGGGGGCATGTGGCTCGGCCCCGAGGCGACGGTCCACGTCATGCGCGGGCTCGACGACGCGATCGATCGCCGCCTCGTGTGGAGCTCCCACACCTTGGCCGAGAAGGTTCGGAACCTGTCCCGCCTCGGGCACGAACGTGTCCCGAGCGTCCCCGAGGACGGGCGCGCCTGCCCTGCTTGCGCTCAGCCGCTCTCGCCCATCGTCGTCGGGGGAGTGCGAATCGACTCGTGCGCCGCGCACGGAGCGTATTTCGACGCCGACGAGGTCGCGCGGGTGGTCACGACCTGCGTCGCCTTGCGCGCCTACCGAAACGTCGAGAAGAACGTGCTCTTGGCCGGACCGCGCGATCTCTTCCGAGCCATCGCGCATCTCCTCTCGGAGAGATGGTCGTGA